In a single window of the Amycolatopsis sp. cg5 genome:
- a CDS encoding bifunctional (p)ppGpp synthetase/guanosine-3',5'-bis(diphosphate) 3'-pyrophosphohydrolase, with amino-acid sequence MSQELDSVVPAQNGAAPTPSATRRVRARLARRITAQRPASVKQVLEPLAVVHRELHPNADLALLQRAYDVAEELHREQRRKSGDPYITHPLAVATILADLGMDTTTLVAALLHDTVEDTGYSLDSLKSEFGDKVGELVDGVTKLDKVKLGTAAEAETIRKMVIAMARDPRVLVIKLADRLHNMRTMRFLPPEKQARKARETLEVLAPLAHRLGMATVKWELEDLAFAILQPKKYDEIVRLVADRAPSRDIYLRSVITDLTANLEGSRITAKVEGRPKHYYSIHQKMIVRGRDLDDIHDLVGVRILVEDVRDCYAAMGVVHALWQPVPGRFKDYIAQPRFGVYQSLHTTVIGPDGKPLEVQIRTYEMHRTAEYGIAAHWRYKETKGTHNNANAVDVDEMAWMRQLLDWQREAADPGDFLESLRYELAAREIFVFTPKGDVITLPVESTPVDFAYAVHTEVGHRCIGARVNGRLVALERKLENGEVVEIFTSKAETAGPSRDWLSFAGSPKARAKIRQWFAKERRDEAIEAGKELITKEVRKVGLPIQRLVSAESMGMVATELRHGDISSLYAAVGEGHTSAKHVVSRLVALIGGVDEAEEELAARATPSTVTRRRGSNDVGVVVKGTTDIWAKLARCCTPVPGDEILGFVTRGGGVSVHRTDCTNAEDLHAQPERLVEVEWAPSASSVFLVAIQVEALDRHRLLSDVTKVLADEKVNILSASVTTSRDRVAVSRFTFEMGDPKHLGHVLKVVRSVEGVYDVYRVTSAS; translated from the coding sequence GTGAGCCAAGAGCTCGATTCCGTAGTGCCCGCCCAGAACGGCGCCGCTCCGACGCCGTCGGCCACCCGGCGGGTCAGGGCCAGGCTCGCGAGGCGGATCACCGCGCAGCGGCCCGCCTCGGTCAAGCAGGTGCTCGAACCGCTCGCCGTGGTGCACCGCGAGCTGCACCCGAACGCCGACCTCGCGCTGCTCCAGCGGGCCTACGACGTCGCCGAGGAGCTGCACCGCGAGCAGCGCCGCAAGTCCGGCGACCCGTACATCACGCACCCGCTCGCGGTCGCGACCATCCTCGCCGACCTGGGCATGGACACCACGACGCTCGTCGCGGCACTGCTGCACGACACCGTCGAGGACACCGGCTACTCGCTGGACAGCCTGAAGTCCGAGTTCGGCGACAAGGTCGGCGAGCTCGTCGACGGCGTCACCAAGCTCGACAAGGTCAAGCTGGGCACCGCGGCCGAGGCCGAGACCATCCGCAAGATGGTCATCGCCATGGCCCGCGACCCGCGCGTGCTGGTCATCAAGCTGGCCGACCGGCTGCACAACATGCGCACCATGCGCTTCCTGCCGCCCGAGAAGCAGGCGCGCAAGGCCCGCGAGACCCTCGAGGTGCTCGCGCCGCTGGCGCACCGGCTCGGCATGGCCACGGTCAAATGGGAGCTGGAGGACCTGGCGTTCGCCATCCTGCAGCCCAAGAAGTACGACGAGATCGTGCGGCTGGTCGCCGACCGCGCGCCGTCACGCGACATCTACCTGCGCTCGGTCATCACCGACCTGACGGCCAACCTCGAAGGCTCGCGGATCACCGCGAAGGTCGAAGGCAGGCCCAAGCACTACTACTCGATCCACCAGAAGATGATCGTCCGCGGCCGCGACCTCGACGACATCCACGACCTGGTCGGCGTGCGGATCCTGGTCGAGGACGTCCGCGACTGCTACGCCGCCATGGGTGTCGTGCACGCGCTGTGGCAGCCGGTGCCCGGCCGGTTCAAGGACTACATCGCGCAGCCCCGCTTCGGCGTCTACCAGTCGCTGCACACCACGGTGATCGGGCCGGACGGCAAGCCGCTCGAGGTCCAGATCCGGACCTACGAGATGCACCGGACCGCCGAGTACGGCATCGCCGCGCACTGGCGGTACAAGGAGACCAAGGGCACCCACAACAACGCCAACGCCGTCGATGTCGACGAGATGGCGTGGATGCGGCAGCTGCTCGACTGGCAGCGGGAAGCCGCCGACCCCGGCGACTTCCTCGAATCGCTGCGCTACGAGCTCGCCGCGCGCGAGATCTTCGTGTTCACGCCCAAGGGCGACGTGATCACGCTGCCCGTCGAGTCGACCCCGGTCGACTTCGCCTACGCCGTGCACACCGAGGTCGGCCACCGCTGCATCGGCGCGCGCGTCAACGGCCGTCTCGTCGCGCTGGAGCGCAAGCTCGAAAACGGCGAGGTCGTCGAGATCTTCACGTCCAAGGCGGAGACCGCTGGCCCGTCCCGCGACTGGCTCTCCTTCGCCGGTTCGCCGAAGGCACGCGCCAAGATCCGGCAGTGGTTCGCGAAGGAACGCCGCGACGAGGCCATCGAGGCAGGCAAGGAGCTGATCACCAAGGAGGTCCGCAAGGTCGGCCTCCCGATCCAGCGCCTGGTCTCGGCCGAGTCGATGGGCATGGTGGCCACCGAGCTGCGCCACGGCGACATCAGCTCGCTCTACGCGGCCGTCGGCGAGGGCCACACCAGCGCCAAGCACGTGGTTTCGCGGTTGGTCGCGCTGATCGGCGGCGTCGACGAGGCCGAAGAGGAACTCGCCGCGCGGGCGACACCGTCCACCGTGACCCGTCGACGCGGCTCCAACGACGTCGGCGTGGTCGTCAAGGGCACCACGGACATCTGGGCCAAGCTGGCCCGCTGCTGCACCCCGGTGCCCGGCGACGAGATCCTGGGCTTCGTGACGCGCGGCGGCGGCGTTTCGGTGCACCGCACGGACTGCACGAACGCCGAGGACCTGCACGCCCAGCCCGAGCGGCTGGTCGAGGTCGAATGGGCGCCGTCGGCGTCGTCGGTGTTCCTGGTGGCGATCCAGGTCGAGGCGCTGGACCGGCACCGGCTGCTGTCGGACGTCACGAAGGTGCTCGCCGACGAGAAGGTCAACATCCTCTCGGCGTCGGTGACGACTTCGCGCGACCGGGTCGCGGTCTCGCGGTTCACGTTCGAAATGGGCGATCCCAAGCATTTGGGTCACGTGCTGAAGGTGGTCCGCAGCGTGGAAGGCGTCTATGACGTGTACCGGGTGACCTCGGCGTCATGA
- a CDS encoding enoyl-CoA hydratase/isomerase family protein, translating to MTEGFEFAREGAVARLTFARPSKKNAITHVMWSALPEIIAGVEADPSVKVLVLTGAGDDFSAGADISEFGELRSNAEGAAVYDKAIEAAVRALTGMRKPSIAKIRGNCIGGGCQISVACDFRFAAEGSRFGITPAKLGIVYDFVSTRQLVSLIGPAHARYFLLSGELITSARAREIGLLNDVFAPAELDDAVARFVETLCSRSQTSIRGMNRIIEKILAGQVEPDAEVDQLRLDALHGEDYAEGVDAFLTRRAPRFKYS from the coding sequence ATGACTGAAGGGTTCGAGTTCGCCCGTGAAGGCGCCGTCGCGCGGCTGACGTTCGCCAGGCCGTCGAAGAAGAACGCGATCACGCACGTGATGTGGTCCGCGCTCCCGGAGATCATCGCGGGCGTCGAAGCCGACCCGTCGGTCAAGGTGCTCGTGCTGACCGGCGCCGGCGACGACTTCTCGGCGGGCGCCGACATCAGCGAGTTCGGCGAGCTCCGCTCCAACGCGGAAGGCGCGGCCGTCTACGACAAGGCCATCGAGGCGGCCGTGCGCGCGCTGACCGGCATGCGCAAGCCGAGCATCGCGAAGATCCGCGGCAACTGCATCGGCGGCGGCTGCCAGATCTCGGTCGCCTGCGACTTCCGCTTCGCCGCCGAGGGTTCCCGCTTCGGCATCACCCCGGCGAAACTCGGCATCGTCTACGACTTCGTCTCGACCCGCCAGCTCGTCTCGCTCATCGGCCCCGCCCACGCGCGGTATTTCCTGCTGTCCGGCGAGCTGATCACGTCCGCGCGCGCCCGCGAGATCGGCTTGCTCAACGACGTCTTCGCGCCCGCGGAGCTCGACGACGCCGTGGCGCGTTTCGTGGAGACCCTCTGTTCGCGGTCTCAGACGTCCATCAGGGGCATGAACCGCATCATCGAGAAGATCTTGGCCGGGCAGGTCGAACCGGACGCTGAGGTCGACCAGCTGCGCCTGGACGCCCTCCACGGCGAGGACTACGCCGAGGGCGTCGACGCCTTCCTGACCAGGCGAGCACCCCGCTTCAAGTACTCGTGA
- a CDS encoding peptidylprolyl isomerase, with amino-acid sequence MATNQQRREAAKRKLERQLVHRAERAKRRRNVGIGVTIGAVIAVAGAIWLIVATNGSDSTDTQASATPTKPPEIKIPTQRAEPVKRPTALANPTSCEFKAEADRPASKPAKAPANGNFASTGTVNATLKSTAGDIKITLDRSLAPCTVESFVSLAKQGYFTDTECHRLSTEGLQMLQCGDPTAKGTGGPGYSFKDETFPELKYGRGVLAMANSGPDTNGSQFFMVYGDAQLPPNYTVFGTISDEGLQVLDKVARAGIDPASAATSQDGTGKPVTPVKFTAVSVEG; translated from the coding sequence GTGGCGACCAACCAGCAGCGCCGTGAGGCCGCGAAGCGCAAGCTCGAAAGGCAGCTTGTGCACAGGGCCGAGCGTGCGAAGCGGCGCAGGAACGTCGGTATTGGCGTGACGATCGGTGCCGTGATCGCGGTCGCCGGCGCCATTTGGTTGATCGTCGCGACCAACGGCAGCGACTCGACCGACACGCAGGCATCGGCGACTCCGACCAAGCCGCCGGAGATCAAGATCCCGACGCAGCGCGCCGAGCCCGTCAAGCGGCCGACCGCGCTGGCGAACCCGACCTCGTGCGAGTTCAAGGCCGAGGCCGACCGCCCCGCGTCGAAGCCCGCCAAGGCGCCCGCGAACGGCAACTTCGCCTCGACCGGCACGGTCAACGCGACGCTGAAGTCCACCGCCGGTGACATCAAGATCACCCTGGACCGCTCGCTCGCCCCGTGCACCGTCGAGAGCTTCGTCAGCCTCGCCAAGCAGGGCTACTTCACCGACACCGAGTGCCACCGGCTGTCCACCGAAGGCCTGCAGATGTTGCAGTGCGGTGACCCGACGGCCAAGGGCACCGGCGGACCCGGCTACTCGTTCAAGGACGAGACCTTCCCCGAGCTGAAGTACGGCCGCGGCGTGCTCGCGATGGCCAACAGCGGCCCCGACACCAACGGCAGCCAGTTCTTCATGGTCTACGGCGACGCCCAGCTCCCGCCGAACTACACGGTCTTCGGCACGATCTCCGACGAGGGCCTCCAGGTGCTCGACAAGGTCGCCAGGGCTGGCATCGACCCGGCCTCCGCCGCGACGAGCCAGGACGGCACCGGCAAGCCGGTCACCCCGGTCAAGTTCACCGCGGTGAGCGTCGAAGGCTGA
- a CDS encoding MBL fold metallo-hydrolase — MLVVGFACGPLAANCYLLATSAGAGCVIVDPGQDALEPITAALRQHRLTPDGVLLTHGHFDHVTSAAAFSVPVWLHEADRDLPPEPLDFTPLEAGTLTVAGLAIAVDHTPGHTPGSVVLRLESGEGGKLALTGDTVFAGSVGRGDAEELRNSLRAKVMTLPGDTVLLPGHGPATTIRAERTANPYLGEVTR, encoded by the coding sequence GTGCTCGTCGTGGGGTTCGCGTGTGGACCGCTCGCGGCCAATTGTTACCTGCTCGCGACCTCCGCGGGCGCAGGCTGCGTGATCGTCGACCCCGGCCAGGACGCGCTGGAGCCGATCACGGCCGCGCTCAGGCAGCACCGGCTGACCCCGGACGGCGTGCTCCTCACGCACGGCCACTTCGATCATGTGACCTCGGCGGCCGCGTTCAGCGTGCCCGTCTGGCTGCACGAGGCCGACCGTGACCTGCCGCCGGAGCCGCTGGACTTCACCCCGCTCGAAGCCGGGACGCTGACCGTCGCAGGCTTGGCGATCGCCGTCGACCACACCCCCGGGCACACGCCGGGCTCGGTGGTGCTGCGGCTGGAGAGCGGCGAGGGCGGGAAGCTGGCGCTGACCGGCGACACGGTGTTCGCCGGGTCGGTCGGGCGCGGCGACGCCGAAGAACTCCGGAACTCCTTGCGTGCCAAAGTGATGACCCTGCCGGGTGACACCGTCCTGCTGCCCGGCCACGGCCCGGCGACCACGATCCGCGCCGAGCGCACCGCCAACCCGTACCTCGGAGAAGTGACCCGATGA